The following are from one region of the Nostoc cf. commune SO-36 genome:
- the sodB gene encoding superoxide dismutase [Fe], with protein sequence MAFVQDPLPFDINALEPHGMKAETFEYHYGKHHKAYVDNLNKLTEGTELANKSLEEVIKTSFNDSSKAGIFNNAAQVWNHTFFWNSLKPAGGGAPTGDLATRIDKDFGSLDKFKEEFSNAAATQFGSGWSWLIDDGGTLKVIKTPNAENPLAHGKKALLTLDVWEHAYYIDYRNARPAFIKNFLENLVNWDFAAENLAKA encoded by the coding sequence ATGGCATTTGTACAAGACCCACTACCCTTCGATATTAATGCTCTAGAGCCACATGGCATGAAAGCTGAAACTTTTGAGTATCACTATGGTAAGCATCACAAAGCTTATGTAGACAACCTCAACAAGCTCACTGAAGGTACAGAACTTGCGAATAAGTCTTTGGAAGAAGTGATCAAAACTTCCTTCAACGACTCCTCTAAAGCGGGAATCTTCAACAACGCTGCTCAAGTTTGGAACCACACCTTCTTTTGGAATTCCTTGAAACCAGCAGGTGGCGGCGCACCCACTGGTGATCTCGCAACCAGAATTGATAAAGATTTTGGTAGCTTGGACAAATTCAAGGAAGAATTCTCGAACGCGGCTGCAACTCAATTCGGCAGTGGCTGGTCTTGGCTGATTGATGATGGTGGTACGCTAAAGGTGATCAAAACACCAAATGCAGAAAACCCTCTAGCTCATGGTAAGAAAGCACTCCTAACCTTGGATGTTTGGGAACACGCTTACTACATTGACTATAGAAACGCCCGTCCAGCATTCATCAAGAATTTCCTAGAAAACTTGGTCAACTGGGACTTTGCTGCTGAAAACTTGGCTAAAGCTTAA
- a CDS encoding bifunctional pantoate--beta-alanine ligase/(d)CMP kinase: MRLLTTVAALRCYLTKLCSENKLIAVTEDLKLDEMTGWYQTAVGLVPTMGNLHQGHLSLIQRARQENSTVIVSIFVNPLQFAPNEDYQRYPRTLEQDQQLCEQAGVDAIFAPTPEEMAVPQKSIQESKVTQVIPPSAMITGLCGRSRQGHFQGVATIVTKLFNLVQPDRAYFGEKDGQQLAIIKRLVADLNLPVEIVACPTVREASGLAFSSRNQYLTATAKEQAAVLYRGLQRAEAAFIAGDRNSNKLIAVVQQEVAIVSTILVEYIELVEPTTLMSLEKVEEEGMLAIAARLGSTRLIDNIILRDRQPIIAIDGPAGAGKSTVARQVAANLSLVYLDTGAMYRAVTWLVLQKGIAIDDECAIAQLTDQCKIELTPNQDLQSSVRVWINDHDVTQVIRTTEVTSQVSAIAAQSAVRQALVKQQQNWGKKGGLVAEGRDIGTHVFPDAEVKIFLTASVSERARRRQEDFTKQGQSEVSLEQLKHDIAERDWKDSTRKVSPLQKAADAIEVQTDGLDVSEVTAQIVNYYQQRLSQR, encoded by the coding sequence GTGCGCCTGCTGACAACAGTCGCAGCTTTACGCTGCTATTTAACTAAACTCTGCTCAGAAAACAAGCTAATTGCAGTTACTGAGGATTTAAAACTAGATGAGATGACTGGCTGGTATCAGACGGCAGTCGGTCTAGTGCCAACTATGGGAAATTTACATCAAGGTCATTTAAGCTTGATCCAACGGGCGCGGCAAGAAAATTCTACGGTGATTGTGAGTATTTTCGTCAATCCCCTGCAATTTGCTCCCAATGAGGATTATCAACGCTATCCTCGCACTTTAGAGCAAGACCAACAACTTTGCGAACAAGCTGGGGTAGATGCAATTTTTGCACCAACTCCGGAAGAAATGGCAGTTCCCCAGAAGAGTATACAAGAATCAAAGGTTACACAAGTTATCCCCCCATCTGCTATGATAACAGGCTTGTGTGGTCGTTCTCGGCAAGGTCATTTTCAGGGTGTCGCTACGATTGTTACCAAACTTTTTAACTTGGTACAGCCTGACCGTGCCTACTTTGGTGAAAAGGATGGTCAGCAACTAGCAATTATTAAACGCTTAGTAGCTGACTTAAATTTGCCAGTAGAAATTGTTGCTTGTCCAACAGTACGGGAAGCGTCGGGTCTGGCCTTCAGTTCTCGCAATCAATATTTGACTGCAACGGCAAAAGAGCAAGCAGCAGTCTTATATCGTGGCTTGCAACGAGCTGAAGCTGCATTCATTGCAGGCGATCGCAATAGCAACAAGTTGATAGCAGTGGTACAGCAAGAAGTGGCTATAGTCAGCACGATTTTAGTGGAATATATTGAATTGGTTGAACCGACTACGTTAATGTCTTTAGAAAAAGTTGAGGAGGAAGGAATGTTGGCGATCGCAGCTCGTCTTGGGTCTACACGTTTGATTGACAATATCATCTTGCGCGATCGTCAACCCATCATCGCCATTGATGGCCCAGCCGGTGCTGGAAAATCCACTGTGGCGCGTCAAGTGGCAGCAAATCTGAGTTTAGTGTATTTAGATACAGGAGCGATGTACCGTGCTGTCACTTGGTTAGTACTGCAAAAGGGTATTGCTATTGATGATGAGTGTGCGATCGCCCAATTAACTGACCAGTGTAAAATTGAACTTACTCCTAACCAGGATTTACAATCATCCGTGCGGGTTTGGATTAATGATCATGATGTTACCCAGGTAATTCGCACCACTGAGGTGACATCTCAAGTATCTGCGATCGCGGCCCAAAGCGCTGTTCGTCAAGCACTGGTTAAACAACAGCAAAACTGGGGTAAAAAAGGTGGTTTAGTAGCTGAAGGTCGGGACATCGGTACTCATGTATTCCCCGATGCCGAAGTGAAAATCTTCTTAACCGCTTCTGTGAGTGAACGCGCACGTCGCCGCCAGGAAGACTTTACCAAACAAGGTCAATCAGAAGTGAGCTTAGAGCAGCTAAAACACGACATTGCCGAACGTGACTGGAAAGATAGTACCCGCAAAGTTTCGCCTTTGCAAAAAGCAGCCGATGCGATCGAAGTTCAAACCGATGGTTTGGACGTGTCTGAAGTCACGGCACAAATTGTTAACTACTACCAGCAGCGTTTATCTCAGAGGTAA
- a CDS encoding septal ring lytic transglycosylase RlpA family protein, translating into MNQRHLWIIVTLFMAVLGIPSVGCTQTAKGNALASQKSPAPDVVKVGEYQSRAGKQTLDAVITEIHPHEIRGRKAATLFIRNIPVLSFLGSVSNTNLENKKVGGIGNTEGVQGYALIASNSSNAPNTGNATDAINQISSTDNDPVQIAGVIAAKINQLNRENVDGSKITVSWKAGEKSTANQAQNKSLPVQQDGDRYVIKINGEELVEINESTRLADSTNNLAQDALQATNRLRRLLGNASPLKEIANLPVRQQISIPKLPQQVAVGVVRSTLRGIASFYGYDFAGNRTASGQRFNPEAMTAAHRSLPFGTQVRVTNTRNGRSVVLRINDRGPFIRGRVIDVSTGAARILGMMGSGVAPVHIEVLGK; encoded by the coding sequence ATGAATCAAAGACATTTGTGGATTATTGTTACCCTGTTTATGGCTGTTTTGGGCATACCCTCAGTCGGTTGCACTCAAACCGCCAAGGGAAATGCCCTAGCTTCTCAGAAATCACCTGCCCCTGATGTAGTGAAGGTGGGAGAGTACCAATCCAGAGCAGGGAAACAAACCTTGGATGCTGTGATTACAGAAATTCATCCTCACGAAATTAGAGGACGTAAGGCGGCAACCCTTTTTATCCGAAATATACCTGTTCTCAGCTTTTTAGGTTCTGTATCAAATACGAATCTTGAAAATAAAAAAGTTGGTGGAATTGGAAATACTGAGGGCGTACAAGGGTACGCCCTTATTGCTAGCAATTCATCAAATGCGCCCAATACTGGTAACGCAACAGATGCAATTAACCAGATTAGCTCCACTGACAATGATCCGGTTCAGATAGCTGGTGTAATAGCAGCTAAGATCAACCAGTTGAATCGGGAAAATGTGGACGGTAGTAAGATTACCGTAAGTTGGAAAGCAGGGGAAAAATCTACTGCTAATCAAGCGCAAAACAAAAGCCTCCCTGTTCAACAAGATGGCGATCGCTACGTAATCAAAATTAATGGCGAAGAATTGGTCGAAATCAACGAAAGTACGCGACTAGCAGATAGCACTAACAATCTGGCGCAAGATGCATTGCAAGCAACCAATCGCCTCCGGAGGCTATTAGGAAATGCATCTCCCTTAAAAGAGATTGCAAATTTACCAGTGCGTCAACAAATATCAATACCAAAGCTACCTCAACAGGTTGCCGTCGGAGTAGTGCGATCCACTTTGAGAGGTATAGCTTCTTTTTACGGCTATGACTTTGCTGGTAATCGCACTGCTAGCGGTCAAAGATTTAATCCAGAAGCAATGACTGCTGCTCATCGCAGCTTACCCTTTGGTACACAAGTCCGTGTAACTAACACTCGCAATGGTCGTTCTGTAGTGCTGCGGATTAATGACCGAGGCCCATTCATTCGAGGTCGAGTCATTGACGTATCTACTGGCGCGGCTCGAATTTTGGGAATGATGGGCAGTGGCGTAGCACCAGTGCATATTGAAGTCTTAGGGAAATAA
- a CDS encoding GNAT family N-acetyltransferase encodes MGKILSNITQDNFTYVAEDEIGQIVGFANGGKERTGDRLYQGELYAIYILEKYQHQGLGYRLVSTIATKLMQSGISSMLVWVLADNPAAHFYQSLGGQQVYQKQIEIATVQLVEVAYGWTDTRRGII; translated from the coding sequence ATGGGTAAAATTTTGAGCAATATAACTCAGGATAATTTCACCTATGTTGCTGAGGATGAAATCGGGCAAATAGTTGGTTTTGCTAATGGAGGTAAAGAGAGGACAGGCGATCGCCTTTACCAAGGAGAGTTGTACGCTATCTATATTCTGGAGAAGTACCAGCACCAAGGTTTAGGATATCGCCTGGTTTCCACCATCGCCACCAAGCTGATGCAGTCTGGTATTAGTTCAATGTTAGTCTGGGTTTTAGCTGATAACCCCGCAGCCCATTTCTATCAAAGCCTTGGTGGTCAACAGGTGTACCAAAAGCAAATCGAGATTGCCACAGTGCAACTGGTTGAGGTTGCATACGGTTGGACGGATACGCGAAGAGGGATAATTTAA
- a CDS encoding DUF1838 domain-containing protein, translated as MVAQIQELEAQHWVKTRSSLDPSESTFLIWKGKIYAFIPGEKRQLLFKMLGLSVSRCIPTDESSWDFTSRELTYYLNPQTDEVLSKWENPWTGETVPVIHVANNPVQGKFKGNFPAQVDGDSTTFVFDIFPHYSNPLADDPKFAEYSPNPIYQAAELFKLTVPTADLFNPALSSVSELKLSWDRIGQWLPWMKMGDRPGQLIYSAVGSKVNGLTELPSLLQDEINNRIPLYKKAPKELIDGEDMTSWLYFQKHFEAYLAGEIFPLPQAEEL; from the coding sequence ATGGTTGCCCAAATCCAAGAACTTGAAGCCCAGCACTGGGTTAAAACTCGTTCCTCCCTCGACCCTAGCGAATCGACTTTCCTGATTTGGAAAGGTAAAATTTACGCTTTTATCCCCGGTGAGAAAAGACAACTCCTGTTTAAGATGCTGGGATTGAGTGTTAGCCGATGTATTCCCACAGATGAGAGTAGCTGGGATTTTACTTCTAGAGAACTGACTTACTACCTTAATCCACAAACAGATGAAGTCTTAAGCAAATGGGAGAATCCTTGGACAGGCGAGACAGTTCCAGTAATCCACGTTGCTAATAATCCAGTGCAGGGGAAGTTTAAAGGAAATTTCCCCGCACAAGTAGATGGTGACAGCACAACCTTTGTTTTTGATATATTTCCCCATTACTCCAATCCCCTAGCAGACGACCCCAAATTTGCCGAATACAGCCCAAATCCAATTTATCAGGCAGCAGAATTGTTTAAATTAACCGTGCCAACGGCAGACTTATTCAATCCAGCCCTCTCTTCAGTTTCTGAACTCAAACTGAGTTGGGATAGAATTGGTCAATGGCTTCCCTGGATGAAAATGGGCGATCGCCCCGGTCAACTAATCTACAGTGCTGTTGGCAGCAAAGTAAATGGTTTAACAGAACTGCCCTCACTGCTGCAAGACGAAATTAATAACCGTATTCCTCTATATAAAAAAGCCCCAAAAGAATTGATAGATGGGGAAGATATGACTTCCTGGTTGTACTTCCAAAAGCACTTTGAGGCTTACTTGGCTGGTGAAATCTTCCCACTTCCCCAAGCAGAAGAGTTGTAA
- a CDS encoding aromatic ring-hydroxylating dioxygenase subunit alpha, with the protein MSLETETLQATPTSTFETLEEKQEFNWRQSWYAVCFLQDLPTNRPYSFSLYDEPFVLFKDQNGQLICLTDCCPHRAARLSDGQIIDGKIECSYHGWQFGNNGQCLHIPQLPTDAKIPVNACVSSFKVLELKGIIWMWAGEAETAIDELIPSLPDWDKPECFNLDYVRDLPYDQSYFIENIIDPAHIPISHDGIMGNRKDAQALEIEVMDSNIQGIKGRWRRTRTPNAPWISLDFIAPNLILYKFGNEQQGKFGGTALYSIPLGKNRCRILIRNYGNFFTKKIKLMPPWLDHISIRSKILEGDLQLVVEQKAQIERLGQNLKEVYLPLKTSDTLVVEYRKWLDKFGSSLPFYQGYSTSKNVGSSESDQKLITLDRFSQHTLICHSCNRAYQVTNRVKQSCIGVAIALAAVAILADDYRIRIAAMLVSVAAIAMSVMAHTLKTRFERSYTRH; encoded by the coding sequence ATGTCATTAGAAACAGAGACACTACAGGCAACACCAACTTCTACCTTTGAGACGCTTGAGGAGAAGCAAGAATTTAACTGGAGACAATCTTGGTACGCTGTCTGTTTTCTGCAAGACTTGCCCACAAATCGTCCTTATAGCTTTTCTTTGTACGATGAACCCTTCGTTTTGTTCAAAGACCAAAATGGACAGCTTATCTGTTTAACAGATTGTTGTCCCCACCGTGCAGCTAGACTTTCTGATGGACAAATTATTGACGGCAAAATAGAATGCTCATACCACGGTTGGCAGTTTGGCAATAATGGTCAATGTCTGCACATTCCTCAGTTACCAACCGATGCCAAAATTCCGGTAAATGCTTGTGTGTCATCCTTTAAAGTCTTGGAACTTAAAGGTATCATTTGGATGTGGGCAGGGGAAGCCGAAACGGCTATTGATGAGCTAATTCCATCTCTACCAGATTGGGACAAGCCGGAATGCTTCAACTTAGATTATGTACGTGACCTACCTTACGACCAAAGCTATTTTATTGAAAACATTATTGACCCAGCTCATATTCCAATCAGCCATGATGGCATCATGGGAAATCGAAAAGATGCCCAAGCACTGGAAATAGAAGTCATGGACAGCAACATTCAAGGAATTAAGGGAAGGTGGCGGCGAACACGCACACCCAATGCGCCTTGGATTTCATTAGATTTCATTGCTCCTAATTTGATTCTCTACAAATTTGGTAATGAACAGCAAGGTAAGTTTGGAGGCACAGCCTTATATTCAATTCCGCTAGGTAAGAATAGATGTCGGATTCTCATCAGAAATTATGGAAACTTTTTTACCAAAAAAATTAAGCTGATGCCTCCTTGGCTAGATCACATCTCGATCCGAAGCAAAATCTTAGAAGGTGATTTGCAATTAGTCGTTGAACAAAAGGCACAAATTGAGCGTTTGGGACAAAATCTCAAAGAAGTGTATTTACCGCTCAAAACATCTGATACTTTAGTGGTTGAGTATCGCAAGTGGCTAGATAAATTTGGGTCATCTTTGCCCTTTTATCAAGGTTATTCCACCTCAAAAAATGTCGGTAGTAGCGAGTCCGATCAAAAGTTGATCACATTAGACCGATTCTCGCAACATACACTTATTTGTCATTCCTGCAATCGAGCTTATCAAGTTACAAATAGGGTTAAGCAAAGTTGTATAGGGGTAGCGATCGCTCTAGCTGCTGTAGCGATACTTGCAGATGATTATAGAATTAGAATCGCGGCAATGTTGGTTTCTGTAGCAGCAATTGCAATGTCTGTTATGGCTCATACGCTCAAAACTCGCTTTGAGCGTTCCTACACTCGTCACTAA
- a CDS encoding Lin0512 family protein — translation MARKRLIIEMGMGIDQHGQEPTVAASRAVRNAIAHNALPGVWEVAGLSHPNEMIIEVQVAVPYPEQVREDEVLAVLPFGRKSLTVESGGMIVQGRAIPELNDKNDEMLIAIAAVTVLIEDE, via the coding sequence ATGGCGCGTAAAAGGTTGATTATTGAGATGGGGATGGGAATAGATCAACATGGACAAGAACCAACAGTAGCAGCATCTAGAGCAGTACGAAATGCGATCGCTCATAATGCTTTACCTGGTGTTTGGGAAGTTGCAGGTTTAAGTCACCCCAATGAAATGATTATAGAGGTTCAAGTAGCAGTTCCATACCCCGAACAAGTTAGAGAAGACGAAGTACTCGCTGTACTTCCATTTGGTCGCAAAAGTCTTACCGTAGAATCTGGGGGGATGATCGTTCAAGGGCGGGCGATTCCTGAACTCAATGATAAAAATGATGAAATGTTGATTGCGATCGCAGCTGTTACAGTTCTAATCGAAGATGAGTAA
- a CDS encoding Crp/Fnr family transcriptional regulator, whose amino-acid sequence MLSPVVTVSIFQKQPDPKEFSAGQVIFEEGQSGNEMYGIIEGEVDIVVNGKVVETMETGEVFGVGVLVGVENRTYTAVAKVDTKLGFLDEKKFLFAVQETPVFALKVMKSYSERLSRLQRMV is encoded by the coding sequence ATGCTAAGTCCTGTAGTTACAGTCAGTATATTTCAAAAACAACCCGACCCTAAAGAATTTTCAGCAGGTCAAGTCATCTTTGAAGAAGGACAGTCTGGTAATGAAATGTACGGCATTATCGAAGGAGAAGTGGATATAGTAGTCAATGGCAAGGTTGTAGAAACCATGGAAACGGGCGAAGTTTTTGGTGTCGGGGTACTCGTAGGAGTCGAAAATAGAACTTATACAGCTGTTGCCAAGGTGGATACCAAACTGGGTTTCCTGGATGAGAAAAAGTTTCTCTTTGCCGTTCAGGAAACACCAGTGTTTGCCTTAAAGGTGATGAAAAGTTACTCAGAGCGTTTGAGTCGCTTGCAGCGTATGGTCTAA
- a CDS encoding CHAT domain-containing protein yields the protein MNEQRLQAYNQLIQTLLNCPSGKEPEILAANKELLDADFVQVVVAAAEHFAQQGEENTAEWLRNLATYLTTPETTPITEIEIYEQFLIEILQATAESNGDAQVIYPLLEANTDKLNNIFADLLRRWATNTLAAAEPNAAAEIVLVIGKFSNRISDFPLGSKANNMEIAITGYEIALTVYTRSAFPVDWAATQNNLGNAYRNRILGERAENIELAIAAYSAALEVRTRSAFPEKWAMTQNNLGAVYSDRILGERANNIEMAIAASSAALEVYTRSAFPEKWAGTQNNLGNAYSDRILGERAENIEEAIAAYSAALEVLTRSAFPQYHAETLFNLGRLYQDEEQFNSAYNTFVKAIETVEALRVEIVSGEEVKRKQAEEWNQIYRRMVEVCLALARDTEAIEYIERSKTRILVELLAKATLTSPENLPLVSSSINFGEIQNLLDNKTAIIEWYLFNDCFRAFIITSDNKPIIWHSNEQDLNALIDWTNEYLRDYYNPEDKDKIQWQNQLEERLKNLGEILHLEEILEQIPKQYDRLIFIPHRYLHLFPLHALPVKESYLIDLFPNGVGYAPSCQLLQQVQLRQRPDFQSLFAIQNPTDDLYQGYEKDLGAFAAIKKQFTDVNILKQDQANKSAILLGINENIHNVTLNQKLLKANCAFFFCHGYFNFASPQDSGLQLADGNLTLADIITHFKLENCRLVTLSACETGFTDFTSTSDEYIGLPSGFLLAGSTNVVSSLWTVSATATALLMIKFYEELQQQSNIVLALNTAQRWLRDTTVKGFQDWLINSSLSLVWQAQLNQYFDDNHKNASAKPFESPFYWAAFCNIGKGF from the coding sequence ATGAACGAACAGCGTTTACAAGCTTATAATCAGCTAATTCAAACCCTGCTAAATTGCCCTAGCGGGAAAGAACCAGAGATATTAGCAGCGAATAAAGAATTGCTAGATGCTGACTTTGTGCAGGTTGTTGTAGCAGCAGCAGAGCATTTTGCCCAGCAGGGAGAGGAAAATACTGCCGAGTGGTTGAGAAACTTAGCAACATATCTCACTACCCCAGAAACTACCCCCATCACCGAAATAGAGATTTACGAGCAGTTTTTAATAGAAATACTGCAAGCAACAGCAGAAAGTAACGGCGATGCTCAAGTAATTTACCCATTACTGGAAGCAAATACAGATAAACTCAATAATATTTTTGCTGATTTATTGCGCCGTTGGGCAACAAATACCCTAGCAGCAGCAGAACCAAATGCAGCAGCAGAAATTGTACTAGTGATTGGTAAGTTTAGTAATCGAATTAGCGATTTTCCTTTAGGTAGCAAAGCCAACAACATGGAAATTGCTATTACTGGCTATGAAATCGCACTAACTGTATATACCCGCAGCGCCTTTCCTGTAGATTGGGCAGCGACGCAAAATAATCTGGGGAATGCTTACCGTAACAGAATATTAGGAGAACGAGCCGAGAATATTGAATTGGCGATCGCTGCTTATTCTGCTGCACTGGAGGTAAGAACCCGCAGCGCCTTTCCTGAAAAATGGGCAATGACGCAAAATAATCTGGGGGCTGTTTACTCTGACAGAATATTAGGAGAACGAGCCAATAATATTGAAATGGCGATCGCAGCTTCTTCTGCTGCACTGGAAGTATACACCCGCAGCGCCTTTCCTGAGAAATGGGCAGGTACGCAAAATAATTTGGGGAATGCTTACTCTGACAGAATATTAGGAGAACGAGCCGAGAATATAGAAGAAGCGATCGCTGCTTATTCTGCTGCACTGGAAGTATTAACCCGCAGCGCCTTTCCTCAATACCATGCAGAAACTTTGTTCAATCTCGGCAGGTTATACCAAGACGAAGAACAATTTAACTCAGCTTACAATACTTTTGTTAAAGCAATAGAAACAGTGGAAGCTTTGCGGGTTGAAATTGTTTCTGGCGAAGAAGTTAAGCGCAAACAAGCAGAAGAATGGAATCAAATTTATAGACGCATGGTGGAAGTTTGCCTAGCATTGGCAAGAGACACTGAGGCAATAGAATATATTGAACGCAGTAAAACCCGCATTTTAGTAGAACTGTTAGCTAAAGCAACATTAACAAGTCCAGAAAATTTGCCTTTAGTTAGTAGCAGCATCAACTTTGGAGAAATTCAAAACCTCCTAGATAACAAAACTGCAATTATCGAATGGTATCTTTTTAATGATTGTTTTCGCGCTTTCATTATCACCAGCGACAACAAGCCAATAATCTGGCATTCTAATGAACAAGACTTAAATGCCTTAATCGATTGGACAAATGAATATCTACGCGACTATTACAACCCGGAAGACAAAGATAAAATCCAATGGCAGAATCAGCTAGAAGAACGCCTGAAAAACTTAGGAGAAATTCTGCATCTTGAGGAAATTTTAGAGCAAATACCCAAACAATACGACAGATTAATCTTTATTCCTCATCGCTACTTACACCTGTTTCCTCTCCATGCTTTACCTGTCAAGGAATCATACCTAATTGACTTATTCCCCAACGGCGTAGGCTATGCACCCAGTTGTCAACTTCTGCAACAAGTCCAACTGCGTCAACGTCCTGATTTTCAATCTTTATTTGCTATCCAAAACCCCACAGATGACTTATATCAAGGCTACGAAAAAGATTTAGGAGCCTTTGCAGCCATTAAGAAACAGTTTACTGATGTTAATATTTTGAAGCAAGACCAAGCTAACAAGTCAGCAATTCTGCTCGGCATTAATGAGAATATTCACAATGTCACACTAAATCAAAAATTGCTGAAAGCTAACTGTGCTTTTTTCTTCTGTCATGGATACTTTAACTTTGCTTCTCCCCAAGATTCTGGTTTACAGTTAGCTGATGGAAATCTGACTTTAGCAGATATCATTACTCACTTCAAACTAGAAAACTGTCGCCTAGTCACTCTCTCTGCTTGCGAAACGGGTTTTACCGACTTCACAAGCACCAGTGATGAATACATTGGTTTACCCAGTGGATTTTTGTTAGCAGGTAGCACCAATGTAGTCAGTAGCCTTTGGACAGTTAGTGCTACAGCTACAGCTTTATTGATGATAAAATTTTACGAAGAACTACAGCAGCAAAGTAATATTGTATTAGCTTTAAATACAGCACAACGTTGGTTAAGGGATACGACAGTCAAAGGCTTTCAAGATTGGCTGATTAACTCCTCACTAAGTCTAGTTTGGCAAGCACAACTAAATCAATACTTTGATGATAATCATAAAAATGCTTCAGCCAAACCCTTTGAATCACCTTTTTATTGGGCTGCTTTTTGTAATATAGGTAAAGGATTTTAG
- a CDS encoding endonuclease domain-containing protein, with translation MKTLMTKLYNQTSEKQKRQTLRNNMPPSEKIVWAKLRNQQIESCKFRRQYSIDRFVVDFYSSELRLAIEIDGDSHYQDGVPEYDRDRQAFLESKGTRFLRFTNQEVYQDIDGVVNKIREVICRLREVTPP, from the coding sequence ATGAAAACGCTGATGACAAAGCTGTATAACCAAACCTCAGAAAAGCAAAAACGGCAAACTCTCAGAAACAATATGCCTCCATCTGAAAAAATAGTTTGGGCAAAACTTAGAAATCAACAAATTGAAAGCTGTAAATTTCGCAGACAATACAGCATTGACAGATTTGTAGTGGATTTTTATTCTTCGGAATTGAGACTTGCCATAGAAATTGATGGTGATAGTCACTATCAAGATGGAGTTCCAGAATATGACCGTGATCGCCAAGCATTTTTGGAATCAAAAGGTACGAGATTTTTGAGATTTACGAATCAAGAAGTTTATCAAGATATTGATGGTGTGGTGAATAAGATTAGAGAAGTTATTTGTAGGTTGAGGGAAGTTACCCCACCCTAA